GCTCCGTGAATATACCGTTAATACCCTTTTTTTGTCAACAGAATTGTACAAAAAAACGAATACTGATTAACCCTTTATTATTATACTCTTTACCTGATTAGATTTAGAGCATTTATATTTTTCAAAAAGTAGATCCAGCACTTTTCGGATTCCCTTCTTTTACGATTGACCGCCCTTATCAATTTATATATTATTTTTTTATGTCTCAAGAAGAAACAACAGTATATAGCAAATGCATCAATTGTGGACGATATGCTCCCGAAGCAAACATGATCGTAAAGCAGTTCTGCAGTGAAGAATGTGCCAGACAATATAAACGCTGCCCTCACTGCGGTAATTACTTTATGCTGTCCGAAGAGACAAAACACAAATACTGCTCCCCCCAATGCGAGGATGCGGATAAAATTCATAATCCAGGAGAGAATACATGAATCTTATATTTTTAGGCCCTCCGGGGGCTGGTAAAGGAACAATGGCTTTTCGTGCCAAAGAACACTACAGCATTCCTCATATTTCTACAGGAGATCTTTTCAGAGCTGCAATTAAAAACCAGACAGATCTCGGAAAGAAAGTCAAATCCATTATTGATGCCGGAGATCTTGTTCCCGATGAGCTGACTACAGCAATCGTTGAAGAGCGTCTCAAACAGGGCGATGCTGATAATGGATTCATCCTGGACGGTTTTCCCCGAACCCTCCCTCAGGCGGAAGCACTCAAAAAGATTGCCAATATTGATACTGTTATCAATTTTACTGTCAGCGAAGAAGAAGTTATCCGCAGACTCTCAGGCCGAAGGGTCTGCCGTTCCTGTGGTGAAAGTTTTCATGTTGAATTCATACCTCCCGCAAAAGAAGGTGTTTGCGATAAATGCGGCGGAGAGCTCTATACCAGAGACGACGACCAGATTGATGCTATAAAGAACAGACTGTCCGTATATGCATCATCCACCGAGCCCCTTATCAGCTTTTACAGAAATGAAGGTATATTGAAAGATATCAGCAGCGCCCAGCATCCTAACGCTGTGTTTGAAGATCTTAAAAAAAATATATAACGGTTTTATACAGTATATAAAAAAACCGCCGGGTTCATCTGAACCGATCGGCGGTTTTTTTTGTTATAAATCGATGATTAGGAGATATCAGTTACCAGCATCAAGAATAGCCTTATCCGCAGCGGACTTATCAAGCTGAATTGAAGATGAATCAGTTTCAGATTCTTCTTTCACATTTTCATCTGATTCCTCTTCAACAGGTTCTTCAAGTGAAACATACTCTTCAATCAGGGTCTTTACATCAGATCTGAAAGTGGGTTCCACCAATTCAATAAGCTCCAGTAGAGCGTCTCTTTCAGAATACCCCTTCTCCAGCGCTGACTTTAGACTCTTCTGACCATTAATGGGATCATCAAGAATTTCAATCTCAAGTTTTGCTTTTTCAAAATAATAGC
This DNA window, taken from Oceanispirochaeta sp. M1, encodes the following:
- a CDS encoding adenylate kinase, whose translation is MNLIFLGPPGAGKGTMAFRAKEHYSIPHISTGDLFRAAIKNQTDLGKKVKSIIDAGDLVPDELTTAIVEERLKQGDADNGFILDGFPRTLPQAEALKKIANIDTVINFTVSEEEVIRRLSGRRVCRSCGESFHVEFIPPAKEGVCDKCGGELYTRDDDQIDAIKNRLSVYASSTEPLISFYRNEGILKDISSAQHPNAVFEDLKKNI